TTAGCCATACCTCCGAGGAGATTTTGACTACGGCTAATAATACCAATAAAGATGAGGGTGATAGTAACACTGACAGCAAACAGATTCGGAAAAAAATCCACGAGAAAATTACAGTAGATATTATTCAAATGGATCAGGATATCAAACGTGTTCTTGACTCTGATGATGAACGGAACTTTGTAGTGAAATTGATAGAAGATAAGGACATGTGGGACTGGCAACGCAATATTATCTCCAGCGAACTTGATGCTGATAAAATGGATTACCTCTTACGTGATGCCTATTTTGCTGGAGTCAAGTATGGGCAGTATGATTTGGAACAGATCATTGAATCCTGTCGTATTTATACAGAGAGGAACACAACCTCTCTTGTTATGAGTAGCGAAGGGATTTACGCCCTTGAACAGCTTCTGCTTGCGCGTTATCATATGACTCAACAAGTGTATCAGCATAGAGTCAGCCTCATTGCCGAACAAATGATTATTCGTGGTATAAATCTTGCAATTAGGGAAGGCAATGTTGATATAGAAAAGCTTTATCAATACGATGAAAACGATAAAGAAAATTTCATTCAAAGGTATCTAAATTACCATGACGAAAAACTGATTGATGTTTTGAGGAATTGTAAGGAAGAAAAAGCGTGTGAAATTTTCAAAAGGCTTTACCATAGAAATCTCTTTAAGATGGTTGCTGAACTGTCACTTAAAGACGTAAAAGATCAGATTACCCAATTAAGACTCCTTGAAATGTCAGACACACAGAAGTTGGAATGGGAGCAGGAGATAGGTAACCGTCTTAAAATTGATCCTGATTATGTTATTCTCTATAAACATAAAATTCCGAATCCTGATTACGGAAGCCGAAGTAAAATCTTGAGTTCCGAATCAATTAAGATTTTCGATGACAAACTTCGTCGACCAAGAAACATCTGGGATTACGCAATGGAACTTTCTTTCGTGCGTCCTAACGCTGCCGATGCGCTCTCTTTAGAAACTGTGCAAATTTATGCACCGCTTGATTCAGACCAAAAGCAGCGGGCGAAACTAGAGAAAGCAGTGCGTAAGATTTTTAAAGTAACTTGAAAGGAATTGATATGCACATTACTGAAGTCCTTCTACTTGTTGTCAAGAACAACGACGAAGGCAAGTTGCGAGGAAGAACACTTTTCCAAAAGAAGGTTTATTTTTTATCAGTACTGATGAACGTTGATTTAGGATTCTCACCGTATTACTATGGTCCCTATAGTAGTTACGTTGCAAGCCAGTTAGATAGTTTGGTAAACTGTGGGTTGCTAGAAGAAGTAACGGAATCTTTTTCAAACGAGGAGAACATCTTTGGTGAAATACGCCGACATACCTATTTTATTCCTGATAATTTTGAATCGGCCTGGCAGGACATCCAGAAGAGACCGAGGTTTTCTGAATGGCAAGATGCTTTGAGTCGGATAAACAATCAGAAAATCTCTGAGGACTTTAATAAGCTCTCCATCGCGGCAAAGGTTCATTACATTGTCGATTGGAAAAAGGAAGGCACAATTGAAGAGATTAAGCAAATCGCCAAAGAATATAGGTGGAAAGTGAATGATGAGGATATAGAAAGTGTCCTTTTCTTTCTTGAGGAATTAGGGCTTATAACAACCGATGAATCTGATGACATTCCGTTCTAAAAATGAAGGGTATTGTAATCATGGTAGGAGAATGCCTGAGAAGATTTAGACTCGCTCGTGGCATGTCTCTCGAGGACTTGGAAACTGCAATTGATGGGTTAGTTAGCAGTCAAACGCTGTCAAAGTATGAACGCGGGGAACTGCAACCGACAGCGAGAGACCTCAATCGAATCGCTTCTGCCTTTGGAATTAAGTCCGTTCAATTGTGGGGTGAGCCAACCTGTGATACAGAAGCCGAACCCCTTCTTAATCAGACGATGGATCTGTCTACTGATAAACCACTTAGTGAACGTCGTAGGTTTCTACAGTTACCAAAGGAGAAGAGAGATCGTATCCTAAGCGAACAAGCGGAGGAGATGGCGGATTTCTACGAAAACGATACAGAATGGCAGGAATGGTTAGCGGGTCCCATTCTCGATTACGATATCCCCTAATCCGCGTCGGAGAGAAGTTTGGGATGTGGACTTCAATCCAGCAGTGGGGCAGAAATTCAGAAAATCCGGCATGCTATGGTGTTGAGTGTCAATGGCATCTCATCAAACCACACTAGCAGCAACAGACGGAGCTTCTTGCAAGACAGGTATAATGTAGCTGCAGATGGTGTGTCCATCAACAGTATCGGTTTCAAAGCGTGGTTCTGAACTTTGACGATAGTCGAAAACCACATAGTAACCCTCCATTTCGCCTTCAAGTTTGAGATATGCAGCGAGTTGCTGTTTTCCTACCTGATATGCCCTTTCGTTTCGCCAGACTTTCGTCTCAACGATGTACTTCCGTCCACTATGCCCAATAATAAGGTCGGCTCTGCCTCTGCCGGTTGGGACCTCTAAGTGCATCGCGGCTCCGACAATTTTGACGAATTCATCCAGATAGGTAAAGAGTAAGTATTGCCCGACGAATTCTTGAGGTGTGTCGGGGACTTGTAGGATTCTGAACCCAGCACGTGCGATAAAGTTCTTGAAATTTTCCAGCAGCGTGCGTATCTGAATGTGTCCTTCCGGTGTAAGATATTCCGTAAAGTCCATCGGGCCGTCTTCGGCGAAGTATTCATCTTCAAGTCCATTGATGAGCGGTTGGAACGCTTGGAGAACGCGGTGCAGATAGATAGGGTTTAATATTTGACAAATACCCTTTTCGTCAGCACCGATGATGCCGTAAGTCGCAAGCTCGCTGATGATTTCGTTGTCCAGATTAAAGCGTCTACTTTCCCCATAAAATGCAATGCGCATGAGCATTTTTTCAAAGCGCAGATCTTTGCGGATATTGGTAATTAGATGTTCGATGTTTGTGTTACGTTCAGTGAGTAGCTGGGCGTGTGCTTTTGAGAAGTCGGACATCTGAATCGTCTCGGATTTTGGGATGTCAAGCTCTTCTGTGAGAATCTGCGCCAGTCTATTGACGAGGAAAGGTTGTCCGGCGGTCTGTTTATGGAGTGTTTCAATGACTTCCGGTGCAAAGGGTTGTCCGACT
This is a stretch of genomic DNA from Candidatus Poribacteria bacterium. It encodes these proteins:
- a CDS encoding HD domain-containing protein → MAKQTYRIRDPIHGLIEFSEREKRLIDTPVFQRLRRIRQLAMAFLVYPGALHTRFDHSIGVMHIAGRICNELKKVRRNKITKGDIEKIRFAALLHDIGHGPFSHTSEEILTTANNTNKDEGDSNTDSKQIRKKIHEKITVDIIQMDQDIKRVLDSDDERNFVVKLIEDKDMWDWQRNIISSELDADKMDYLLRDAYFAGVKYGQYDLEQIIESCRIYTERNTTSLVMSSEGIYALEQLLLARYHMTQQVYQHRVSLIAEQMIIRGINLAIREGNVDIEKLYQYDENDKENFIQRYLNYHDEKLIDVLRNCKEEKACEIFKRLYHRNLFKMVAELSLKDVKDQITQLRLLEMSDTQKLEWEQEIGNRLKIDPDYVILYKHKIPNPDYGSRSKILSSESIKIFDDKLRRPRNIWDYAMELSFVRPNAADALSLETVQIYAPLDSDQKQRAKLEKAVRKIFKVT
- a CDS encoding helix-turn-helix transcriptional regulator, which codes for MVGECLRRFRLARGMSLEDLETAIDGLVSSQTLSKYERGELQPTARDLNRIASAFGIKSVQLWGEPTCDTEAEPLLNQTMDLSTDKPLSERRRFLQLPKEKRDRILSEQAEEMADFYENDTEWQEWLAGPILDYDIP
- a CDS encoding AAA-like domain-containing protein, which gives rise to MRHFGTHGPVNKKDNYVVQRTKERNDFVKRIKLGRYIVLFAPRQTGKTTFFQEAIHTLTETERDYFPLQLNFQICKNLSTAEFYDYLYKRSCIAIEGVFQKREILPPTALRDFLKDAHLTNHVSMLEFFEALPSVLRPLDTHAPTPKLVLIIDEFDGIPQTELSNFLYTLRQIYHEPLDTRCPYSVGIVGVRSITQLNYDRSISPFNIQDEFTLPNFTLAQVRELLAQYTEAVGQPFAPEVIETLHKQTAGQPFLVNRLAQILTEELDIPKSETIQMSDFSKAHAQLLTERNTNIEHLITNIRKDLRFEKMLMRIAFYGESRRFNLDNEIISELATYGIIGADEKGICQILNPIYLHRVLQAFQPLINGLEDEYFAEDGPMDFTEYLTPEGHIQIRTLLENFKNFIARAGFRILQVPDTPQEFVGQYLLFTYLDEFVKIVGAAMHLEVPTGRGRADLIIGHSGRKYIVETKVWRNERAYQVGKQQLAAYLKLEGEMEGYYVVFDYRQSSEPRFETDTVDGHTICSYIIPVLQEAPSVAASVV